The Aminithiophilus ramosus genome contains a region encoding:
- a CDS encoding choline/carnitine O-acyltransferase, with the protein MTEKRDLSPPPFDNPLRRAERLLQWAEPLLDEEEKICSRRDLAAFAAQAPPLQAELDRLRRRGEDAFLDEVPYWEGWYLSCREPLPVHANPFYLFDLSGLPREGDPCRLAARLALAGAAFCLDIDGGRLEADSFRGERLCMAAYEKLFRVSRGAFPFRDRLVRGERDSLSGRSALVLVGGRLFLLELISPEGELRRLDETARLLRSLYERTEPDPLPLGLMTTVDRDEAHRFRSRLVALPSNERSLAEIEGSLFALRLDGPCGDSMEERARHFLFDEGKNGWYEKSFQIIVTADGVAGLNFEHSARDGTHMGRLVSELLRGASALSGGVSLPSGARPLSFVLDEGLRAELHRASRSARNLSEARRQRLYRFDLFGADRVKAGFLSPDAFVQLAFLAAQRRLLPRWRSLYESVQMRRFRKGRTEGTRPLTAEAALFVETLAGEEASRGHLRRLLLGAGEAHRRRIDLCMAGEGVEGHLGLLRRVWQERGADLAVEEPSLFQGPAWTKLTSNVFSSSTTEGKGLLLAGYGPVQIGGLGLRYLRCPDHFLFHVSSWAEQDQGEPFVEALDERLSLMGMLL; encoded by the coding sequence ATGACGGAAAAAAGAGATCTTTCTCCGCCCCCCTTCGACAACCCCCTTCGCCGCGCCGAAAGGCTGCTTCAATGGGCCGAACCCCTTCTCGACGAGGAGGAGAAAATCTGCTCCCGCAGGGATCTGGCGGCCTTCGCCGCCCAGGCCCCTCCTCTCCAGGCCGAGCTCGATCGCCTTCGCCGCCGCGGAGAGGACGCCTTTCTCGATGAGGTTCCCTACTGGGAGGGGTGGTATCTCTCCTGCCGCGAGCCCCTGCCCGTCCACGCCAACCCCTTTTACCTTTTCGACCTTTCCGGTCTTCCCCGGGAAGGGGATCCCTGCCGTCTCGCCGCCCGACTGGCCCTGGCCGGAGCCGCTTTCTGTCTCGATATCGACGGAGGGCGCCTCGAGGCCGATTCCTTCCGCGGCGAAAGGCTCTGCATGGCCGCCTACGAGAAGCTTTTCCGGGTCTCGAGAGGGGCCTTTCCCTTCCGTGACAGGCTGGTCCGGGGGGAGAGAGATTCCCTCTCGGGGCGAAGCGCTCTCGTCCTCGTCGGAGGACGTCTCTTCCTCCTCGAACTGATCTCGCCCGAAGGGGAGCTGCGCCGTCTGGACGAGACGGCCCGGCTCCTTCGTTCTCTTTACGAGAGAACGGAGCCCGACCCCCTGCCCTTGGGGCTCATGACGACCGTCGATCGCGACGAGGCCCATCGTTTCCGTTCCCGCCTCGTGGCCCTCCCCTCCAATGAGCGCTCTCTGGCCGAGATCGAGGGCTCCCTTTTCGCCCTTCGCCTCGACGGTCCCTGCGGCGACTCCATGGAGGAGCGGGCCCGTCACTTCCTCTTTGACGAGGGGAAAAACGGCTGGTACGAAAAATCATTTCAAATTATAGTCACCGCCGACGGCGTGGCGGGCCTCAATTTCGAGCACTCGGCCCGTGACGGCACCCATATGGGGCGTCTCGTCTCCGAGCTGCTTCGAGGAGCGTCCGCCCTGTCGGGCGGTGTCTCTCTGCCTTCGGGAGCCCGTCCCCTCTCTTTCGTCCTCGACGAGGGGCTTCGGGCCGAGCTTCACCGTGCCTCCCGCTCGGCCCGGAACCTCTCCGAGGCGCGGCGCCAGCGCCTTTACCGCTTCGACCTCTTCGGAGCCGATCGGGTCAAGGCGGGTTTCCTGAGCCCCGACGCCTTCGTCCAGCTGGCCTTTCTCGCTGCCCAGCGCCGTCTCTTGCCCCGGTGGCGGAGCCTCTACGAATCGGTGCAGATGAGGCGTTTCCGCAAGGGGCGGACGGAGGGGACGAGGCCTCTGACGGCCGAGGCGGCCCTCTTCGTCGAGACCCTGGCCGGGGAGGAGGCGTCGAGAGGGCACCTGCGGCGTCTTCTCCTCGGCGCGGGAGAGGCTCATCGCCGCCGCATCGATCTCTGTATGGCCGGAGAGGGCGTCGAGGGGCACCTGGGGCTTTTGCGGCGAGTCTGGCAGGAGAGGGGCGCCGATCTGGCCGTGGAGGAGCCGTCGCTTTTTCAGGGGCCCGCCTGGACGAAGCTGACGTCCAACGTCTTCTCCTCGAGCACGACGGAGGGCAAGGGACTTCTCCTGGCCGGCTACGGCCCCGTCCAGATCGGCGGGCTGGGGTTGCGCTACCTCCGCTGTCCCGATCACTTCCTTTTCCACGTCTCCTCATGGGCCGAACAGGATCAGGGAGAGCCTTTCGTCGAAGCTCTCGACGAAAGGCTCTCCCTGATGGGAATGTTGCTCTGA
- a CDS encoding proline racemase family protein, which yields MEITGLVAVVDTHTGGEPTRLIIGGAPLLKGATMGEKWLDLRENHDDFRVLAMCEPRGHGDMFGALLTPPCRREAHFGVIFMDSGGSLSMCGHGSIGLARTAVELGWIPKAEPYTEVVFDTVAGLVHMKVEVRDGVVGEVELGNVPAFVYRRDVEVFVPSLDRKIHLDISFGGNFFAIVAADQLDLTLAAEEVPRLTRLGLEIRDVVNEAVAVRHPLEPAIDKVELTEFSLERKGLPTRNIVVFGQGSVDRSPCGTGTCAKMALLAAKGKLAPGETFLHEGVTGSLFKGSVTEGPKVGDFDTVLPVLRGRSWVTGFNFLVRQPKDDVGSGFLLKR from the coding sequence ATGGAAATCACCGGACTTGTAGCCGTCGTCGATACCCATACGGGAGGAGAGCCCACGCGGCTCATTATCGGAGGCGCGCCCCTTCTCAAGGGCGCGACGATGGGCGAGAAGTGGCTCGATCTCAGGGAGAACCACGACGACTTCCGCGTCCTGGCCATGTGCGAACCACGAGGCCACGGCGACATGTTCGGCGCTCTCCTGACGCCTCCCTGCCGTCGCGAGGCCCACTTCGGCGTCATCTTCATGGACTCGGGAGGGAGCCTTTCCATGTGCGGCCACGGCTCCATCGGCCTGGCCCGGACAGCTGTCGAACTGGGCTGGATTCCCAAGGCGGAGCCCTACACGGAGGTCGTCTTCGATACGGTCGCCGGTCTGGTCCACATGAAAGTGGAGGTCCGAGACGGCGTCGTCGGCGAGGTGGAGCTGGGCAACGTCCCGGCCTTCGTCTACAGGCGCGACGTCGAGGTCTTCGTGCCCTCTCTCGACCGGAAGATCCACCTCGACATCTCCTTCGGCGGCAACTTCTTCGCCATCGTCGCCGCCGACCAGCTCGACCTGACTCTGGCCGCCGAGGAGGTTCCCCGTCTGACCCGGCTGGGGCTGGAGATCCGCGATGTCGTCAACGAGGCCGTCGCCGTCCGTCACCCCCTGGAGCCGGCCATCGACAAGGTGGAGCTCACCGAATTCAGTCTCGAGAGGAAGGGCCTCCCGACGCGGAACATCGTCGTCTTCGGCCAGGGCTCGGTGGACCGTTCGCCCTGCGGCACGGGAACCTGCGCCAAGATGGCCCTTCTGGCCGCCAAGGGAAAGCTCGCCCCGGGCGAGACCTTCCTCCACGAAGGGGTGACGGGCAGTCTTTTCAAGGGTTCCGTCACGGAAGGCCCCAAGGTGGGCGATTTCGACACGGTCCTGCCCGTCCTCCGAGGCCGGTCGTGGGTGACGGGCTTCAACTTCCTCGTCCGTCAGCCCAAGGACGACGTGGGGTCCGGTTTCCTCCTCAAGCGCTGA
- a CDS encoding (2Fe-2S)-binding protein: protein MEKEIVVCRCEEVTMEEIRKWIDRGYDSFDELKRVLRVGMGPCQGRGCRDIILKEIARARNVPVSEVDPGTFRPPAKPVKVGLVAAAAEK from the coding sequence ATGGAAAAGGAAATCGTCGTCTGTCGCTGCGAAGAAGTGACGATGGAGGAGATCCGCAAGTGGATCGACAGGGGCTACGACAGCTTTGACGAGCTGAAGCGGGTTCTGCGCGTCGGCATGGGGCCCTGTCAGGGCCGGGGCTGCCGGGACATCATCCTCAAGGAGATCGCTCGGGCCAGGAACGTTCCCGTATCCGAAGTGGACCCCGGAACCTTCAGGCCCCCCGCAAAGCCCGTCAAGGTCGGCCTCGTGGCCGCTGCCGCCGAAAAGTAG
- a CDS encoding amino acid ABC transporter ATP-binding protein: MEEKSMALIAVRDLRKSFDDEEVLGGVSIDIREGDLVSIIGPSGCGKSTFLRCLNGLEILDSGSITIDGVTLSRTSPDEKPSRALMEATHELRREVGIVFQGFNLFPHKTVLENVMLAPVVVKGESPEKAETEALRLLGKVGLEGYAHRYPVTLSGGQAQRAAIARALAMSPKVMLYDEPTSALDPELVGEVLQVMRDLDAEGMTQVIVTHEMRFAREASDYVVFMDKGEIVEVADGDEMFTSPRNERTRDFLRHLVGVLS; encoded by the coding sequence TTGGAAGAGAAGAGCATGGCCCTCATCGCCGTCCGAGACTTGAGGAAGAGTTTCGACGACGAAGAGGTTCTGGGCGGGGTAAGCATTGACATCAGGGAGGGAGATCTCGTCTCCATCATCGGCCCCTCGGGCTGCGGGAAATCGACCTTCCTGCGCTGCCTCAACGGGCTGGAAATTCTCGATTCGGGATCGATCACCATCGACGGCGTCACCCTCAGCCGCACCTCTCCCGACGAGAAGCCGAGCCGGGCCCTCATGGAGGCCACCCACGAGCTGCGCAGGGAAGTCGGCATCGTCTTCCAGGGCTTCAACCTCTTTCCCCACAAGACGGTTCTGGAAAACGTCATGCTCGCCCCCGTCGTCGTCAAGGGAGAGAGCCCGGAGAAGGCCGAGACCGAGGCCCTGCGCCTCCTCGGCAAGGTCGGCCTCGAGGGCTACGCCCATCGCTATCCCGTAACCCTATCGGGAGGACAGGCCCAGAGGGCGGCCATCGCCCGGGCCCTGGCCATGTCGCCCAAAGTCATGCTCTACGACGAGCCCACGTCGGCCCTCGATCCGGAACTCGTCGGCGAAGTCCTCCAGGTCATGCGCGACCTCGACGCCGAGGGGATGACTCAGGTCATCGTCACCCACGAGATGCGCTTCGCCCGCGAGGCCTCGGACTACGTCGTCTTCATGGACAAAGGCGAGATCGTCGAAGTCGCCGACGGCGACGAGATGTTCACCTCTCCCCGCAACGAACGGACGCGCGACTTTCTCCGCCACCTCGTCGGGGTGCTGTCGTGA
- a CDS encoding NADH-quinone oxidoreductase subunit I, whose protein sequence is MTDNEKLFNSGILTESRPGAEQPPLSLWEGKRNGLVLIECPQRIPCNPCASSCPTGAILPFEDINDTPRIDYEKCIGCAKCVAICPGLACFVVDLTAGGEGRALMKLPYEMLPRPAKGEEVACLNREGAEVSRGTVRAVTEPLKDRTIVVHVDVPRDLVSVIRAIKVVKK, encoded by the coding sequence ATGACCGACAACGAGAAACTCTTCAACAGCGGAATCCTGACGGAAAGCCGTCCGGGAGCGGAGCAGCCGCCCCTGTCCCTCTGGGAGGGGAAAAGAAACGGCCTGGTCCTCATCGAATGCCCCCAGCGCATCCCCTGCAACCCCTGCGCGTCGAGCTGCCCGACGGGAGCGATCCTCCCCTTCGAGGACATCAACGACACGCCGCGGATCGACTACGAGAAATGCATCGGCTGCGCCAAATGCGTGGCCATCTGCCCGGGCCTGGCCTGCTTCGTCGTGGACCTCACGGCAGGAGGCGAGGGCAGGGCTCTGATGAAGCTGCCCTACGAAATGCTTCCCCGCCCGGCCAAGGGGGAGGAAGTGGCCTGCCTGAACCGTGAGGGTGCGGAAGTGTCCCGCGGCACGGTGAGGGCCGTCACGGAGCCACTGAAAGACCGTACGATCGTCGTCCACGTCGACGTGCCCCGTGACCTGGTGAGCGTCATCCGAGCCATCAAGGTGGTGAAGAAGTGA
- a CDS encoding ABC transporter substrate-binding protein/permease (The N-terminal region of this protein, as described by TIGR01726, is a three transmembrane segment that identifies a subfamily of ABC transporter permease subunits, which specificities that include histidine, arginine, glutamine, glutamate, L-cystine (sic), the opines (in Agrobacterium) octopine and nopaline, etc.) — protein MKRLLAALGLLLCLNLPASALTASPGILSWGGDTEGGAPYMYQDPGDLDNLIGYEVEIVEALADKMGLEPRFVQNGWDNLIPGLDRHLYDISIDGLEITPEHRDAVDFSTPYYVTHLQIGVRRDTFDINGLEDCRGRVVGTLKQSYAQFVLESTGDVDIRTYEDEVNAYGDLVNGRLDATLFDAPIALFYGGPMREVKFVGPEIGRIEYGIAVRKGEKELLRAVNEALIELRDSGELRTILERWNLWNPLTARALQDYGPARTEPVMYDRWVADLQPHLSLGDRLRRYVSFLPTLGRATATTLKVSLAAMALAIAFGLVLALLRVFGPGPLSTLSMVYVEIVRGTPVLIQLFFIFYGLPNIGIKLDPFTAGALGLGLNYAACEAEIYRAGLLSVPRGQMEAALGLGMTRNQALRHVVIPQAVRLVLPPVTNDFISLLKDSSLVSVITLVDLTKAYGQLATTYYDYFGTGIVVAVIYLLLGLPFVRLALWTEARLAVSLGVPGKAKRRESGLGLRLF, from the coding sequence GTGAAAAGGCTTCTGGCGGCCCTCGGCCTTCTTCTCTGCCTCAATCTCCCCGCCTCGGCCCTGACGGCCTCTCCCGGGATCCTCTCCTGGGGGGGAGACACGGAAGGCGGCGCCCCCTACATGTATCAGGATCCCGGCGACCTGGACAACCTCATCGGCTACGAGGTGGAGATCGTCGAGGCCCTGGCCGACAAGATGGGTCTCGAACCCCGCTTCGTCCAGAACGGCTGGGACAACCTCATCCCGGGCCTGGACCGACACCTCTACGACATCTCCATCGACGGCCTCGAGATCACGCCCGAGCACCGCGACGCCGTCGATTTCTCGACGCCCTACTACGTGACCCATCTCCAGATCGGCGTCCGTCGCGACACTTTCGACATCAACGGCCTCGAAGACTGCCGCGGGCGCGTCGTCGGCACGCTCAAGCAGTCCTACGCCCAGTTCGTCCTCGAATCGACGGGAGACGTCGACATCCGCACCTACGAGGACGAGGTGAACGCCTACGGCGATCTCGTCAACGGCCGCCTCGACGCGACCCTTTTCGACGCCCCCATCGCCCTCTTCTACGGCGGCCCCATGAGGGAGGTCAAGTTCGTCGGCCCCGAGATCGGCCGCATCGAATACGGCATCGCCGTCCGCAAGGGAGAAAAGGAGCTCCTCCGGGCCGTCAACGAGGCCCTCATAGAACTGCGCGACAGCGGCGAACTGCGGACCATCCTGGAGCGGTGGAACCTCTGGAACCCCCTGACGGCCAGGGCCCTTCAGGACTACGGCCCGGCCCGGACGGAGCCCGTCATGTACGACCGGTGGGTCGCCGACCTACAGCCCCACCTCTCCCTGGGAGACCGCCTCCGCCGCTACGTCTCCTTCCTCCCCACTCTGGGGCGGGCGACGGCGACGACGCTGAAGGTCTCTCTGGCCGCCATGGCTCTGGCCATCGCCTTCGGCCTCGTCCTGGCCCTTCTGCGCGTCTTCGGCCCCGGCCCCCTTTCGACGCTCTCCATGGTCTACGTCGAGATCGTCCGAGGGACGCCGGTGCTGATCCAGCTGTTTTTCATCTTCTACGGCCTGCCCAACATCGGCATCAAGCTCGATCCCTTCACGGCCGGCGCCCTGGGACTGGGGCTGAACTACGCCGCCTGCGAAGCCGAGATCTACCGGGCCGGGCTTCTCTCCGTCCCCCGGGGACAGATGGAAGCCGCCCTCGGGCTGGGCATGACGCGGAACCAGGCCCTGCGCCACGTCGTCATCCCCCAGGCCGTGCGCCTCGTCCTGCCGCCGGTGACGAACGACTTCATCTCCCTTCTCAAGGATTCGTCCCTCGTCTCCGTCATCACCCTCGTCGACCTGACCAAGGCCTACGGTCAGCTGGCGACGACCTATTACGACTATTTCGGAACGGGCATCGTCGTCGCCGTCATCTACCTGCTGCTGGGACTGCCCTTCGTCCGCCTCGCCCTCTGGACCGAGGCCCGCCTCGCCGTCTCCCTGGGCGTCCCGGGAAAGGCCAAGCGCCGGGAAAGCGGCCTGGGCCTCCGTCTCTTCTGA